The Trypanosoma brucei gambiense DAL972 chromosome 10, complete sequence genome has a segment encoding these proteins:
- a CDS encoding small GTPase, putative: MTSSFLAHPKVLLMGLRKSGKTSIQKVVFEGMQPHHCVDLTTTVQPEKSTICSNDFVNFEVWDFPGQTDPFDLNSTIHYDVGALLENCGAIVFVMDCGELIDDSHARLVETVCAAYDHDPELSVEVFIHKVDKLSEDHQADLLTSLQRRVEAEARQRLNATAQLRLNFNLTSIYDHSVFQAFSLVVQKLIKLQIPYITELLQILNSNSNLDLSYLFLSRSKIFLSVDERNRVKTRTYEICSDAIEVMMGMNRIYSKGKEQGEGDEEEVSSGARGTEAEVYAGANIVIKLSSDDCIYVKELPNSLTLVSMVKNESFRNRILIDHNISAFYNAAYSIFRRN; this comes from the coding sequence ATGACATCCAGTTTTCTCGCACATCCCAAAGTCCTTTTGATGGGACTGCGCAAGTCTGGAAAGACCAGCATACAAAAGGTTGTATTTGAGGGTATGCAGCCGCACCACTGTGTGGACCTTACAACCACCGTACAACCGGAGAAGAGTACCATTTGCTCCAACGACTTTGTGAACTTTGAGGTGTGGGACTTTCCGGGGCAAACTGACCCATTCGACTTAAACAGCACGATTCACTACGACGTGGGTGCCCTCTTGGAGAACTGCGGTGCTATCGTTTTTGTGATGGATTGTGGTGAGCTGATCGACGATTCCCATGCTCGTCTCGTGGAAACCGTATGTGCTGCTTATGACCATGATCCAGAGCTCTCAGTGGAGGTGTTTATACATAAAGTGGATAAATTAAGCGAAGATCATCAGGCTGATCTGCTCACGAGTCTTCAGCGACGTGTAGAGGCCGAGGCAAGACAGCGCCTAAACGCCACCGCACAGTTGCGCTTGAACTTCAACCTAACGTCAATCTATGACCACTCTGTTTTCCAAGCCTTCTCGTTGGTGGTGCAGAAGCTCATAAAACTGCAGATCCCTTATATCACAGAGCTTCTGCAGATTCTAAATAGTAATAGCAACTTGGATCTCTCTTATTTGTTCTTGAGTAGGTCCAAAATTTTCTTGTCTGTGGACGAGCGCAATCGTGTCAAGACTCGCACATATGAAATTTGTAGTGATGCTATCGAGGTAATGATGGGAATGAATCGTATTTATAGCAAGGGGAAGGAACAGGGGGAAggtgatgaagaagaggtaaGCAGTGGTGCCCGGGGGACGGAAGCTGAGGTTTATGCCGGAGCAAACATTGTAATCAAACTTAGTAGCGATGACTGCATTTACGTTAAGGAGTTGCCAAACTCTCTTACACTCGTGTCAATGGTAAAAAATGAGTCCTTTCGTAACCGAATTCTCATTGATCATAACATCTCAGCATTCTATAACGCTGCTTATAGTATTTTCCGACGCAACTAG